The proteins below come from a single Xyrauchen texanus isolate HMW12.3.18 chromosome 1, RBS_HiC_50CHRs, whole genome shotgun sequence genomic window:
- the gjd6 gene encoding gap junction protein delta 6, whose protein sequence is MAPSLSGQSCNMKTPVLAGNRAKVDLFQVLYFRRLVHRDMTEWTLLKRLLDAVHQHSTMIGRLWLTVMVIFRLLIVAVATEDVYTDEQEMFVCNTLQPGCPNVCYDAFAPISQPRFWVFQIITVSTPSLCFIIYTWHNLSKQSDGEQAIETYDRSCDSDSCSIKSHRHLGHSLADILEGITNQSTQKSTPALRESGAPTKSSLGVLSKYYVFHVCFRAVLEVGFVIAQWLLFGFQVPAHFVCMATPCMQMVDCYVSRPTEKTIFLIFMFCVGVFCIFLNFLELNHLGWKMIKKSMLNKDSSWRGYGAINQDTQSMASLTFRDVTSTTSLPALDLVVDHQLDWTCAGNCSTNKEKDSRQADAYRGTQSLKGKSQSNKGRGSKQSSAEVWI, encoded by the coding sequence ATGGCACCTTCGCTCTCTGGCCAGAGCTGTAACATGAAAACGCCTGTCCTCGCTGGCAACAGAGctaaagtggatctatttcaggtgCTGTACTTCAGGAGGCTGGTGCATAGAGACATGACAGAATGGACGTTGCTCAAGAGGCTGCTGGATGCTGTGCACCAGCACTCCACCATGATCGGACGGCTGTGGCTCACCGTTATGGTGATTTTCCGTCTGCTGATTGTGGCCGTGGCGACTGAGGATGTCTACACGGACGAGCAGGAGATGTTCGTCTGCAATACCCTTCAACCGGGGTGTCCCAATGTCTGCTACGATGCCTTCGCCCCCATCTCACAACCTCGATTCTGGGTCTTTCAGATCATTACAGTTTCTACGCCATCACTTTGCTTTATCATCTATACCTGGCACAATCTGTCCAAGCAGTCAGATGGCGAGCAGGCAATTGAAACATACGACCGCAGTTGCGACTCGGACAGTTGCTCAATTAAGTCACACAGGCACCTGGGTCACAGTCTGGCTGACATTCTTGAGGGCATCACCAACCAGAGCACCCAGAAAAGCACCCCGGCATTGCGGGAAAGCGGTGCTCCGACTAAAAGCTCATTAGGGGTGCTCTCCAAGTACTACGTCTTCCATGTGTGTTTCCGAGCAGTTTTGGAAGTTGGCTTTGTGATAGCGCAGTGGCTCCTTTTCGGTTTCCAAGTTCCTGCTCACTTTGTGTGTATGGCTACTCCTTGTATGCAGATGGTTGACTGCTATGTCTCACGTCCCACTGAGAAAACCATCTTCCTGATCTTCATGTTTTGCGTTGGGGTCTTCTGCATCTTCCTCAACTTCTTAGAGCTCAATCATTTGGGCTGGAAGATGATTAAGAAGTCCATGCTCAACAAGGACAGCTCTTGGAGGGGATATGGCGCTATAAACCAAGACACCCAATCTATGGCCTCCCTAACTTTCAGAGATGTGACCAGCACTACTTCTTTGCCTGCATTAGATCTAGTAGTGGACCACCAGCTAGACTGGACCTGTGCTGGTAATTGCTCAACCAACAAAGAAAAGGATTCCCGGCAAGCAGACGCCTACAGGGGAACACAATCACTCAAGGGTAAATCGCAGTCGAACAAAGGAAGAGGGTCAAAGCAAAGCAGCGCTGAGGTTTGGATATAA